GGATAAATACTATGGGAACGTGTTATGGTTCGACACTGCGCTCTCATTGGGTGGGAAAGCCTATTTCCATGTGTCATATGAAGCCGAGCGTTTTCATTGCTAGTTGGTATGactagtggttcctttgtcatCACACTGATTCTCACATAAAGGATTTAGACCCAGATGTGAACTGTTGGTATCATCGATTAAGCAGAAGCCACTCACCCTTCCGAAACACGTGTTCATATGTTCCTTGTACTTGTTCAAGATTCCCTAAATGtatcttttgtttatatttacccTCGTTTTATCGACTTGAGTAAGAATTACAGTTTCGTTTTCTTGTCTGTATTTTCTACTTGTATTCAATCATTTCATTACAAACGAATACCTCTCTGAGACCTGAAtagaataatatcaatatttttctgctaagtatatttttttgtatcaaAACTTAAGTTTGTGCGCGGTGTTGTTTTTTCCAGTGAGGTAGAAATAGGGCCGTATTTAATAATACCTGCTGTTGGTCGAATTAATATCTATATTAGTGTCTCTTTAAAGTAAAAAACTGATTATGCGTCTTTTAATAAGATAACTACTACAATATGTGTCAGTTTATATGTTAACTCCACATGTCCAGGTGTCACCAACCGTTTTACTTCTAATCCATGAATATCTAGATGAACCCAAGAACCCAAAATATCCGAGTGTCCTATCTATCCAATCTACCATTAAGGTGAATTAAGTGTCCACGAGATTTTAGTATTCGGAACTACTATTTACTAATCTATTATAAGACAAAGTTATCAGATCTTGCCTTATGCTTACGAATTTAGGAAACTTCACAACCCTTATGCATCTCATTAAAGCAATACGAACTTATTTTCCCCTATCTATTTCTTTATTCCTGAAGTGTCTTGATTTTTACGTCGCGCATGTTTCGTTTGTGTAAATTTAGGgctgatatacaaatgtacatagtTCGGCCCTCAactttattaaaaagaaaaaactgCTTTATCTATTATGAACGTTAATGTTTTTCATTTGGTCTTGTATAACTAAAATTGGACATTGATAGAATAAGCATTGTCAATATCATTTGATTTCTGTATTTGCAGGTAGGTTCATCAATATTTGCCACAAATATTGGAAGTGAACACTTCATGGGACTGGCTGGAGCTGCAGCTTCCACGGGAATAGCCATGATATTATTTGAATGGCTTGTGAGTTTGTTATAGgcaaataatataattaatgatttgTTTAACCTTCTAAAATTTACTACATAGTATGTCTCTGTGTCCCATCTGGCATCATTTCGATTTACAAATCATACAACAGAGGCCAGCCTGATTTGATGTTATGTTTGTTTTACAGGCGATATACCTCCTAATACTTTGTGGATGGTGTtttgtacctgtatttatatCATCTGGGGTGAGTATAGTTAGCATTTACGCGCACTGAGATAATTATGAATTGGTATGATAAGATTACCCTTTCattcaatttttgatttttgttttttaatcatTCTTTAGCAAAatcagaaaatatgtatttaaattttattgcTTCTATGATATGACTTTTACAGTCAAAATATACTTGTATTATAAGAACGTAGGTATTACATAGTACAGAATGGCATACAGCCAAAAATTTAGCAGTGTGAGGGATAGACATGTCACTACAATGTTCGTTTGAGTAATTAGTCCCGGCATCGTAATGTGTTACAGTATGTCTGTCTTGGTGTTATCTCTACCATGTGCTTAAAACGGAAAGTGTTAAATTCCACAGGATATTTGTTTGATCAATGGggatatgttttaatttcaaattacttctctataaagtatatataacatagaaacacaaatggCGAATAAAACGAATGCGATCCACGTATTCAAACATCAAATAATTGTTATAAAACTATCATATTGAGAGTATCGATCTGTTTCCTGTTACCTGTCGTCGCGGTCCTCTATAACCGTTGCTTCTCTGACCCATCACAAATTGTACTTCCGGTTCCGGTTGGTTTTGATAGCAGTCTGAGCAGAATTTAATGTTCATGTTTTTCGATAATTTGATTATTACTGATTTGAGCTGGTTTACTATGTTTGCTGACAACACTTCCTCAGATAACTATGTCAATGGTTAATTATTCTTTGAGAGAATGACAGCTTTCTGATAGTTAATCTACAGTGTTCTTTGGTAAGTTTTTTGAGTGACCCCTGGTTGTGTCTTTCTTTCGCTTTTTAAACGGTTTATCTTTGTCACATTTATCCAGATCAGTGAGAATTCTGTTAACTACGACCATGTCCATTCTAAAGCTCCTGTGTTGAAGTGATGGTAGTCCAAGGTGGACAAGCCTTTCTTAATAGCTGTTATTCCTAATTGGTCGAAATAGTTTGTGGCACGTTTCTGGATATTCTCTATAAGTTGGacgttgttttgtttattaccGACCATATAGGACTGTTGTTTAAGTGATATGCCCGAAAGTTCTATTCATGACTCCTAacattttgtttgctttttttatCGACGTTTGGATGTGCGCCGAGAATTTTAGATCATTATCCATCATGACGCCAAGATCCTTCTCTTCAGTAACTTCAATGATCTGTTTTATGTTCCTGACGACTCCGTACTGTAGGTGTTGCTCACTGATGGACCTAGAtgaatatatttgcatttttgtACTATTTCAGCCTCAAACTTTTTTTGGGAAGTTAACTATGGCATAACATGTAGTCTTAAGAGATAATCTAATATCCGGACAAGGAAATTTTCTTCCTTTTTGGTATATATTTCCTTCGAATATCCAGTGGAGAAAACACACGCATGCAAGCCATACTTATTACTCAAAATCCACAAACCAGGGGCGAAATACGAATCAAATATCGATTTGCATGAAGATCCTTCAAAAAGGTAAGCCGCAGCCTCCTGCCTTATTGACAACATCCGCCATACGAATCCAGGTCAAATGCAGGTCACATTCAGTTTCATTTTGAAAACGGTTTGCAATTACTTAATATTTAAACTCTAATATTTACAccatttgtgtttattttgcgCAGGTTTATACTATCCCAGAATACCTAGAAAAACGATTTGGAAGCAGGAAAGTCCGTAACTACTTTGTTATGATGACTCTAACCTTCGCCATTGTCATCAAACTGGCGGTATGTTTTACAGTTTTGCCAGTGTGACTTACTTCgcgaaatatttaaatgttccaaatgaaattatattgatttaataGATCATAGTTTGAAATTCCTACaagtatatttataaacaaaataatagaCATTATTGATTCCAAATTTATCTTATGGAATGTAAAGCTTAATTTCATATTAACCATTAACCAGATGTATTTTAGctattgtataaatgtgttcAGAGGCATGGGTTATGACAAGTACAGATGTTTAACAATAGTAACTGAATTTTGTGACAGGGCAACATGTTTGCAGGGTCGTTGTTTATTCAATTAGCGACAGGATGGAACATGTACTTGTCTGTCACGGCATTGTTGATCATCACAGCGTTGTACACAGTACTGGGTACGTAAATACTTTCTACAAAAACTCTTGTTTAGGTCAAAATAAGGCAGAATCATAATTATACCTACGGTTGTATATACGAGCTTCCgggaaataaagaaaaaacattcAGACAAATTTGCGTTGCTCTCGGTGAAAGCTACGTTTAATATCGTTTTCCGTTTGTGTTATAGACTTTCCTCAGTATGTATTTGATTATGTGAAATTCGCTCTTCTCTTGACACGAAGCTTTCCTCTTGACACGAAGCTTTCCTCTTGACGCGAAGCTTTTCTTTTGACACGAAGAACTTCCGCTGACGTTAGTGTTTCCGCTGATTTGTCTCTTTATAGGTGGTCTGACAGCGGTCATGTACACAGATACACTGCAAACTGTTATAATGATTGTTGGCTCCTTCATATTGGCCGGAATCTGTAAGTTTTGGAAACAGCGTAGAAGTTATACAACTACTAAAGCGTCTGTCACATACACTGCGCGACATGTGTACATTTTAGCGAATCAAGTTAGTCTTATGAATACAGAATTTCCAATAACTCGGTGCATTAAAGCATTGCATTCGTGTGGTATTATATCCTTGAAAGGGAAACAAAAATGTTATACTAATATATAGCACCATTACTACAAAGTCAAAAGGAAGTGAAAATATCTCGGAAAAGCTTTGAATGTAATAAGTCATTGCCAGCCTgagaaacaaaaacaagtcGAATCGTGGTATTCAGAAAAGACTGAGTACATGTACGTGCGTCGCCATGCCATCTGATATTGTTCTCGCTTCCAGGTTATCATAAGGTTGGGAGTTGGACAGAGTTGAAGGTACGATACATGGCCGCCATACCGAGCGTTCTCCAGAACAACACCACGTGCGGTTACCCTAGCGCTGACGCGTTCTCCCTTTATCGTGATCCGGTGAATGGAGATATACCATGGACAGGACTTCTGGCTATGACGACAATGGGCAGTCTATTTTACTGGTGTGGAGATCAGGTacatttttttggaaaaaatactgGCAATATCATAGTTATCATAGTAGGGTGAAGAACAAGTTATCAAAACAaatgatacagtatatgttaacCAAATGACGTTAAACTCCTATAAAACGCATTGTTAATGCTAACAATCTCAATAAAGCCCGGCAAAGATTTATGTTAACGTGTCAGCAATAATGATGCGTGTTACAGGACCATTACACATTCTACTGAAACCTTGATTATCTACAATTGAGTGTATCGTAgctattacattgtatttgctATTTCAACTCCTTTAATCAGTTTGTGAAATTCTTCGAATAGTAAAATCATTGTAATCACATTAAGATCGGTTACGTCACAAAAGTGGACATGTGATAAAACGGCGTGATACGAACCATAGCGGCTATTCAATGGTGGATACAGTGAAATATAATCAACCTAACAAATAGTCAGTCTCTGTACTTAAAATGTCCGGACAAGAACTGCTATATTAAAACATATGAATAGGAAAATACCTTGTGCCATTTGATtatgacaattgtttattccCTTTTTTCACCGTAAACCCTTATTGGTTGGAGATAtgcaaataaaaacatttgccgcagcaaaataattattttcagcATAAATCATTATGTTTCCCAGATATAATGCAATACTTTAGTGAATGCTTTTTACGTAAACAGGTTCATAAAAGATTGATTCATATTCTTATTACAAAAACATGATGAAAACGATATATTCGGTTAAGGAAATGTACtgatgtatactatatatactacaggtgatTGTCCAGAGATATCTGGCCGCCAACACACTACAAGGAGCCAAGGCCGGGGCGGTGTTGGCCAGTGTCCTCAAGATTTTACCCATGTTTGTCATGATCATCCCGGGACTCATCAGTCGAGTGCTCTTCACAGGTTAAATCACTGCCTCGCCATTTCCAAGAAAATCCTTTTCTTTTTCGGTTGattattttacattgatattaTCTAACTTTAGTGGCTCTAACGTAGCATTCGTATCTGTTTGCTTGGTCATATCTTTCTCGAATTCAACGGAACCATTCTGTTTAGCATTCAATATAGATTGTGCTTATTGTTCAATTCATTCATTTTAGACGAAGTGGCTTGTGTTGATCCTGCCGAATGTCTGAGGATTTGTGATAACCCAACAGGATGTACAAATATCGCCTACCCTAAACTGGTGTTAGAGCTACTGCCGACAGGTAAATAAATACCATCTACCCTAAACTGGTGTTGGAGCTACTGCCGACAGGTAAAATAGATACCCTTTACCCTAAACTGGTGTTAGAGAACTACTGCCGACAGGTAAAATAAATACCTTCTACCCTTAACTCTTGTTAAAATTACTACGACAGGTAAAAAATAAATACCTTCTACCCTAAACATTTTAAATTAGAGTTACTGCtgacaggtaaaataaataCCCTCTACCAATAATTGGCATTACCGTAACTGACAACAGGTATCATTTTAAATACCCATACCCTAAATAAGAGTTACTGCCGATAGGTAAATAAATACCCTCTACCCTATACTGGTGTTAAGAGTTAGTCCCGACCGGCCAATTACCATAACTTGGTGTTAGAGTTTCTACCGATAGGTAAAATAAATACCCTCCGCCCTAAATAGGTGTTAAGAGTCAGATAGGTAAAAGAAATGTCCAAATCAGGACGGGGAGGGGCAATAACACCTTAATTCTTAATATTGGATTACAAAGAAACATCAAGCACGTGTTAATATTGAAAGTTGGTATGCACGTTACGGCAAACCCCGGGGATTGTAAAAGACGCATACGATATTAGCAAGAGAATACAATACAAGTAGAACATGTTTGTAGACAACGCCTACCCTCAACTTCTGGAAGGACAATTCCGCTCAAcgatacaggtaaacataagTAATCATGGATTTTGGTTTGTGTGATGTTTTTAGgaacaaattacatgtacaaattaaagAAGCACTAAAACTAAACTGCTACAAGTTCCTCTGTGTTGATATGTTAACAGGTATGAAGGGAATTCTGATGAAGGCTACATTGTTATTTTGACAGATACGAAAGGTTTTCTGATGATGACTATGTTGTTAAATTGACAGGTATGAAGGGATTTCTTATGGCGGTGATAATGTCGGCCATTATGAGTTCCCTGACATCTATATTCAATAGTTCCAGTACAGTGTTTACGTTAGATTTGTGGCGGCAGTTTAGACCCCTGGCCAATCAGAGAGAGCTGCTCATAGTGGGCAGGTAAGTACACAAGTCAGCGGTGAACATTACATCAGAGCCTTACAAGACAACACAACTCATCTCAGACACCCTTGTCAGACGTGAATATATACAGGGTCATTAGTCTGGTGGCTTGAATTTACACTTGGTACTTACCCTTGCCGTACCTCCGTCTGGTCCT
The window above is part of the Pecten maximus chromosome 2, xPecMax1.1, whole genome shotgun sequence genome. Proteins encoded here:
- the LOC117321517 gene encoding sodium/glucose cotransporter 5-like gives rise to the protein MASRLDHWADILVLFIYFAVVLALGLWTMKRPNRGNVQSYFLAGRSMKWFVVGSSIFATNIGSEHFMGLAGAAASTGIAMILFEWLAIYLLILCGWCFVPVFISSGVYTIPEYLEKRFGSRKVRNYFVMMTLTFAIVIKLAGNMFAGSLFIQLATGWNMYLSVTALLIITALYTVLGGLTAVMYTDTLQTVIMIVGSFILAGICYHKVGSWTELKVRYMAAIPSVLQNNTTCGYPSADAFSLYRDPVNGDIPWTGLLAMTTMGSLFYWCGDQVIVQRYLAANTLQGAKAGAVLASVLKILPMFVMIIPGLISRVLFTDEVACVDPAECLRICDNPTGCTNIAYPKLVLELLPTGMKGFLMAVIMSAIMSSLTSIFNSSSTVFTLDLWRQFRPLANQRELLIVGRVFVVFMCIASILWLPLIKGSQGGQLYNYVNMVLSCLMEPMSSALALSVFWKRTTENGVFYGLLISHAVGVVRLVIEFLYPIPPCGTPETRPAFLYRVHFMNFGAILILFSGIVIIILSLLTKPRTEEQMKNVTYWTRMKFPPLKPSTEEPELSEQCEDNEASDKKLDIDDDTSNVDVDVEGHKDNRTASGICRDRLLFFLLGTSDKGNNLMEMTFEQKRIFLTENAKWSPWISSSALVTMATMFFLIGYFR